One Maribacter cobaltidurans genomic window carries:
- a CDS encoding regulatory protein RecX: MKRNETYTLEEATRKLEGYCAYQDRCHKEIVTKLKGMGMIPLAIDTVISHLIKENFLNEERFAKSFARGKFKIKKWGKNRIVNELKFRDISRYNIQTALKEIEGPEYFNTLDNLAKKRLKQITEKNSQKRKKKLADYLLYRGWESHLVYDKVNELVG, translated from the coding sequence ATGAAGCGTAACGAAACATATACTTTGGAAGAAGCCACCCGAAAACTGGAGGGTTACTGCGCCTATCAGGACAGATGCCATAAGGAAATTGTGACAAAACTAAAGGGTATGGGTATGATTCCCTTGGCAATCGACACCGTTATCTCCCATTTAATCAAGGAAAATTTTCTTAACGAAGAACGTTTTGCAAAAAGCTTTGCCAGGGGTAAATTCAAGATAAAAAAATGGGGTAAAAATAGAATCGTTAATGAATTGAAATTCCGTGATATTTCAAGATACAATATCCAAACGGCCTTAAAAGAAATAGAAGGTCCTGAATATTTTAACACACTGGACAATTTGGCTAAAAAAAGACTAAAACAAATCACCGAAAAAAATAGCCAAAAAAGAAAAAAGAAACTTGCCGATTACCTTTTATACCGTGGTTGGGAAAGTCATTTAGTGTACGATAAGGTAAATGAGCTGGTTGGTTAA
- a CDS encoding PepSY domain-containing protein: MSKNNLRQQQAKVLRISRKLHRTTGALLFFFFLFISITGLLLGWKKNSNGLILANTEKGTSTELSEWLPMHQLKSNAQKIFRDSISKELSSEINRIDVRPDKGVLKFTFKDNFYGIQLDGATGALLKIERRRSDFIEQVHDGSILDHYAGTSGGPIKLFYTSVMGLALLLFTITGFWLWYGPKRMRRTSKV; this comes from the coding sequence ATGTCAAAAAACAATCTACGGCAACAACAAGCCAAAGTTCTTCGCATTTCCCGGAAATTACACAGAACAACCGGTGCCCTTCTTTTTTTCTTTTTTTTATTCATATCGATAACAGGCCTGCTGCTGGGATGGAAAAAAAATAGCAATGGACTTATCTTGGCAAATACGGAGAAAGGGACCTCTACCGAACTCTCCGAATGGTTACCCATGCATCAACTTAAATCAAACGCTCAAAAAATATTCAGGGATTCCATTTCAAAGGAATTGTCATCGGAAATTAATAGAATAGACGTAAGACCGGACAAGGGTGTTTTAAAGTTTACCTTCAAGGACAATTTCTACGGAATTCAATTGGATGGGGCTACCGGCGCCTTGTTGAAAATAGAAAGGCGTAGGTCCGATTTTATTGAACAAGTACATGATGGCTCCATTCTTGACCATTATGCGGGAACTTCAGGCGGACCCATCAAACTCTTTTATACCTCCGTAATGGGTTTGGCCCTATTGCTCTTTACGATAACAGGATTTTGGCTTTGGTACGGCCCGAAAAGAATGAGAAGAACTTCAAAGGTTTAA
- a CDS encoding Rne/Rng family ribonuclease, whose translation MNRELIVRSSSDAVDFALLKDGKLTELHKEEDNNNFSVGDIFLAKIRKPVTGLNAAFVNVGYEKDAFLHYHDLGPQLSSMLKFIKQVSSGKLKDYSLKNFPFDKDIDKNGVITDVIKANQSLLVQIVKEPISTKGPRISSELSIAGRYLVMVPFSDRVSVSQKIASKEEKDRLKRLVKSIKPKGFGVIIRTVAEGKKVAELDKDLENLLNKWSAMCKKLYRAQTPSKVLVELNRASSILRDIFNDSFTGIYVDDPTLYGEIKDYVSEIAPEKESIVKHYTTNVPIFEKFGIDRQIKTSFGRTATMSKGAYLIIEHTEALHVIDVNSGNRSSKAKNQEDTALEVNLLAASEIARQLRLRDMGGIIVVDFIDMVKSQHRKKLFDHLRDEMKDDRAKHKILPPSKFGLIQITRQRVRPEMNIKTTEENPNKGGQEIEAPIVLINKINADLERLLKGPAKDNSIILNIHPFIAAYISKGFPSIRTKWFLEHKRWIKIQPRDAYTYLEYRFKNKDGKTIY comes from the coding sequence GTGAATAGAGAATTAATCGTAAGATCTAGTTCCGATGCCGTAGACTTTGCCTTATTAAAGGACGGAAAACTCACTGAGCTGCACAAAGAGGAAGACAATAATAACTTTTCGGTCGGCGATATATTCTTGGCCAAAATTCGCAAGCCGGTTACCGGACTAAATGCGGCCTTTGTCAACGTTGGTTATGAAAAAGATGCTTTTTTGCATTATCATGACCTTGGACCACAGTTATCTTCCATGTTAAAGTTCATAAAGCAAGTGAGTTCCGGGAAATTAAAGGATTACTCCTTGAAAAACTTTCCATTTGATAAAGATATTGATAAGAATGGCGTAATAACGGATGTTATTAAGGCCAATCAATCACTTTTAGTGCAAATTGTAAAAGAACCGATTTCCACCAAAGGACCCAGAATAAGTTCAGAGCTTTCCATTGCAGGACGATATCTAGTGATGGTGCCCTTTTCCGATCGCGTATCCGTATCACAAAAGATAGCGAGCAAGGAAGAGAAGGACAGGTTGAAAAGACTTGTCAAGAGCATAAAACCAAAAGGGTTTGGAGTCATCATTAGAACAGTTGCAGAAGGCAAAAAAGTTGCGGAACTGGACAAAGATCTAGAAAACTTGCTGAACAAATGGTCAGCAATGTGTAAAAAATTATATCGGGCTCAGACGCCCTCAAAAGTATTGGTGGAGCTCAACAGGGCTTCCTCTATCCTTAGGGATATATTTAACGATAGCTTTACCGGAATTTATGTGGACGATCCTACTTTATATGGCGAAATCAAGGACTATGTTTCAGAGATTGCACCAGAGAAGGAATCCATTGTTAAACACTACACCACCAATGTTCCTATTTTTGAGAAATTCGGAATAGACAGACAAATTAAAACTTCCTTTGGACGCACCGCGACCATGAGCAAAGGTGCTTATCTTATCATAGAACATACCGAAGCATTACACGTTATAGACGTTAATAGCGGTAACCGTTCCAGTAAGGCAAAGAACCAAGAAGATACAGCTTTGGAAGTAAACCTTTTGGCCGCTTCTGAAATTGCAAGACAGCTTCGCTTAAGGGATATGGGAGGTATCATCGTAGTGGATTTTATCGATATGGTAAAATCTCAACACAGAAAAAAGCTTTTTGACCATCTTAGGGATGAGATGAAAGATGACCGGGCAAAGCATAAGATCTTACCTCCAAGTAAGTTTGGGCTAATACAGATAACAAGACAGCGTGTTAGACCCGAAATGAACATTAAAACCACCGAAGAAAATCCTAACAAAGGTGGACAGGAGATTGAAGCTCCCATTGTATTGATCAATAAAATCAATGCGGATTTAGAGCGCTTGCTGAAAGGACCTGCTAAGGACAATAGCATTATATTGAACATACACCCTTTTATTGCAGCTTATATTTCCAAAGGATTCCCATCGATCCGTACCAAGTGGTTCTTGGAACATAAAAGATGGATAAAAATTCAACCAAGGGATGCGTATACGTATCTTGAATACCGTTTTAAAAATAAAGACGGCAAAACAATATATTAA
- a CDS encoding HU family DNA-binding protein, giving the protein MTKAEIVSKISDKLGIEKGDVQATVESFMEEVKTSLESGDNVYLRGFGSFIIKTRAEKTGRNISKNTTIKIPAHNIPAFKPAKVFVEGVKSNVQVK; this is encoded by the coding sequence ATGACGAAAGCGGAAATTGTATCGAAGATCTCAGATAAACTGGGAATTGAAAAAGGAGATGTACAAGCGACAGTTGAATCCTTTATGGAAGAAGTTAAAACTTCTTTGGAGAGTGGTGATAATGTGTACCTACGAGGTTTTGGAAGTTTTATAATCAAAACCAGGGCAGAGAAAACAGGTAGGAACATCTCTAAAAATACAACCATCAAAATCCCCGCCCATAACATTCCTGCATTTAAGCCGGCAAAGGTTTTTGTAGAAGGTGTAAAAAGCAACGTACAAGTAAAATAA
- the mutY gene encoding A/G-specific adenine glycosylase produces MSFSDKILAWYHENKRDLPWRETLDPYKIWLSEIILQQTRVAQGMPYYFRFVDAFPTVRDLANAEEEQVLKLWQGLGYYSRARNLHAAAKMVVQDYNGVFPTSYEELLKLKGIGDYTASAISSICFNEPQAVVDGNVYRVLSRYFGVDIPINSSEGIKYFKQLAQEMLPPINIGDYNQGIMEFGAIQCTPKNPNCEMCPIADGCLALAKGTIKNLPVKVGKTKVKKRYFNYLVPISITEAGDKITQLRQRKGKGIWQNLWEFPLLETENEAELDQIEKSYGEILNLKGKPQMSLYNKEFIVHKLSHQHLHTKFWIVEEVIELQEGIAVSDLKKYPVPVLIAEFMKTFKF; encoded by the coding sequence ATGTCTTTTTCCGATAAAATTTTGGCCTGGTACCATGAAAATAAGCGAGATCTGCCGTGGCGGGAGACCTTGGACCCTTATAAAATCTGGTTATCGGAAATTATCTTGCAACAGACAAGGGTAGCACAGGGAATGCCGTATTACTTTAGGTTTGTTGATGCGTTTCCAACGGTTAGGGATTTGGCCAATGCGGAAGAAGAGCAGGTCTTAAAACTATGGCAAGGTCTGGGATACTACTCGAGGGCAAGAAATTTACATGCCGCGGCAAAAATGGTAGTTCAGGATTACAATGGTGTGTTTCCCACTAGTTATGAGGAGCTTTTAAAGTTAAAGGGAATTGGGGATTATACGGCCAGTGCAATATCATCCATTTGTTTTAACGAGCCCCAGGCGGTAGTGGACGGAAATGTGTATAGGGTATTGTCCCGATATTTTGGTGTAGATATACCCATTAATAGTTCCGAAGGAATAAAATATTTTAAGCAGTTGGCTCAGGAAATGTTGCCCCCAATCAATATCGGGGATTATAATCAGGGTATTATGGAATTCGGTGCCATACAATGCACTCCAAAGAATCCTAATTGTGAAATGTGTCCAATTGCTGATGGATGCTTGGCCTTGGCAAAAGGAACCATAAAAAATTTACCGGTCAAGGTTGGAAAGACCAAAGTAAAAAAAAGGTATTTTAACTATTTGGTACCTATAAGTATTACCGAAGCTGGTGACAAAATCACTCAACTTAGGCAGCGAAAAGGAAAGGGTATTTGGCAAAACCTTTGGGAGTTTCCCTTGTTGGAGACAGAAAATGAAGCAGAGTTGGACCAAATTGAAAAGAGTTATGGGGAAATTTTGAACTTAAAAGGAAAACCCCAAATGAGCTTATATAATAAAGAGTTTATTGTTCACAAATTATCCCATCAGCACTTGCACACCAAATTTTGGATTGTAGAGGAGGTTATTGAACTGCAAGAGGGAATTGCGGTTTCCGATCTAAAAAAATATCCGGTGCCCGTATTGATTGCGGAGTTCATGAAAACATTTAAATTTTAG
- a CDS encoding single-stranded DNA-binding protein, producing the protein MSGTLNKVMLIGHLGDEVKMHYFEGGGCIGRFPLATNETYTNKQTGERVTNTDWHNIVVRNKAAEICEKYLSKGDKVYVEGRLKNRQWQGEDGNTRYTTEVHVQDFTFLTTKQESGMGTSSGQSTQSQPNQDDERTPPKTPAPLGQDEDDDLPF; encoded by the coding sequence ATGAGCGGTACATTAAACAAAGTGATGCTAATTGGGCATCTAGGGGACGAAGTGAAGATGCACTATTTTGAAGGTGGGGGATGTATAGGTAGGTTTCCATTGGCTACCAACGAAACGTATACCAATAAACAAACAGGAGAGCGTGTTACCAATACGGATTGGCATAATATTGTTGTAAGAAACAAGGCTGCGGAAATCTGTGAAAAATATTTGAGCAAGGGAGATAAGGTGTATGTAGAAGGACGTCTTAAAAACAGGCAATGGCAGGGTGAGGACGGCAATACAAGGTATACCACTGAGGTGCACGTGCAGGATTTTACCTTTTTGACAACAAAACAGGAAAGTGGCATGGGCACTAGTTCCGGACAATCTACCCAATCACAACCTAATCAGGATGATGAAAGGACACCACCTAAGACTCCTGCACCTTTAGGACAGGATGAAGATGACGATTTACCATTCTAA
- a CDS encoding gliding motility-associated protein GldE, with product MDPDPLPLTLNFMVMDSVFALNIAMLVVLLMCSALISGAEVALFGLSVTEINEIKEQKTDKSNILIKLLERPKKLLATILIANNAINIGVVLIFNLIGDTLFSQVNTVLFNIVSVRFLLEVVVATFLILMFGEILPKVYANRNRLSFSNTMAYPLKVLDFLFSPLSLPMRAGTIFLYNKLGKEKSNLSVDHLSQALELTSHGDTTKEEQKILQGIVTFGNTDTKQVMRPRIDIFALNEQMKFPEILEEIKKNGYSRIPVFSENVDNVLGVLYVKDLLPYLDRKSFNWMSLIREPYFVPENKKLDDLLADFQAKKNHLAVVVDEYGGTSGIVTLEDIIEEIVGDISDEFDDEDLVFSKLDDYNYVFEGKTTLKDFYRVIKPIDEDIFEDNKGESETIAGFVLEMAGSFPKRGEEVVFQDYKFVVESFDKKRLKQIKVTLPHEA from the coding sequence TTGGATCCTGACCCTTTACCACTGACCTTGAATTTTATGGTGATGGATAGTGTTTTTGCACTAAATATTGCCATGTTGGTCGTTCTTCTTATGTGCTCCGCACTTATTTCTGGTGCTGAGGTGGCCTTGTTTGGACTTTCGGTTACGGAAATAAATGAAATAAAGGAGCAAAAAACGGACAAAAGCAACATCTTGATTAAGTTGTTGGAGCGTCCAAAAAAGCTATTGGCGACCATACTTATTGCCAACAATGCCATTAATATTGGGGTTGTGCTGATTTTTAATTTAATTGGGGACACTCTTTTCTCTCAAGTAAATACGGTGTTGTTCAATATTGTTTCCGTTAGGTTCCTATTGGAAGTGGTAGTGGCCACCTTTTTGATTTTGATGTTCGGTGAAATATTGCCCAAGGTCTATGCCAATAGAAACCGACTTAGTTTCTCCAATACTATGGCGTATCCATTGAAAGTGTTGGACTTTTTATTTTCACCTCTAAGCCTTCCAATGCGTGCCGGTACTATTTTCCTATATAACAAGTTGGGGAAGGAAAAATCCAACCTGAGCGTTGATCATTTATCGCAAGCCTTGGAACTCACTTCCCATGGGGACACCACTAAAGAGGAACAAAAGATTTTACAGGGTATCGTTACGTTTGGAAATACGGATACCAAACAAGTAATGAGACCTAGGATTGACATTTTTGCATTGAATGAGCAAATGAAATTTCCTGAAATACTGGAGGAAATCAAAAAGAACGGCTACTCTAGGATTCCTGTTTTTTCGGAAAATGTTGATAACGTACTCGGCGTATTATATGTAAAGGACCTTTTACCATATCTGGATCGCAAGTCGTTTAATTGGATGTCCTTGATAAGGGAGCCCTACTTTGTGCCAGAGAACAAGAAGTTGGATGATTTATTGGCAGATTTTCAGGCAAAGAAGAATCATTTGGCAGTCGTAGTGGACGAGTACGGTGGAACCTCCGGTATTGTAACATTGGAAGATATTATTGAAGAAATAGTTGGGGATATAAGCGACGAGTTCGATGACGAGGATTTGGTTTTTTCCAAATTGGATGACTATAATTACGTATTTGAGGGAAAAACGACACTCAAGGATTTTTATAGGGTCATTAAACCGATTGATGAGGATATTTTTGAGGATAACAAGGGTGAATCTGAAACTATAGCAGGCTTTGTACTGGAAATGGCAGGAAGTTTTCCAAAAAGGGGAGAGGAAGTAGTGTTCCAAGATTATAAATTTGTAGTGGAAAGTTTTGATAAAAAAAGATTGAAACAAATTAAAGTAACATTGCCACATGAAGCTTAA
- the gldD gene encoding gliding motility lipoprotein GldD, whose translation MKLKLMSLLVICSFLFFACEDQAIPKPKAQIRLEYPEGPLSNLEMNDFKFQYNGLATPDLDSENAFSLIYPDMKGAIFLSYKKVDGNLEKLITDARRLSYEHAVKADNIVEQPYVNPDKKVYGSLFEVQGNAASQSQFFVTDSTEHFLTGSVYFYTKPNYDSILPAAAYLQNDIRGIIETLEWK comes from the coding sequence ATGAAGCTTAAACTAATGTCCCTGCTTGTTATTTGCAGCTTTCTTTTTTTTGCATGTGAGGATCAGGCCATCCCTAAACCAAAGGCTCAAATACGATTGGAATACCCGGAAGGTCCCCTTTCGAACTTGGAGATGAATGACTTTAAGTTTCAATATAACGGGCTAGCTACACCGGATCTTGATTCGGAAAACGCATTCTCTTTGATATACCCAGACATGAAGGGTGCCATTTTCTTAAGTTATAAAAAAGTCGATGGTAATCTGGAAAAACTCATTACAGATGCCAGGCGTCTTAGTTATGAACATGCCGTAAAAGCTGATAATATAGTGGAACAACCCTATGTAAACCCTGATAAAAAGGTCTATGGTTCCTTGTTCGAAGTTCAGGGAAATGCCGCTTCCCAGTCCCAGTTCTTTGTAACCGATAGTACCGAACATTTTTTAACAGGATCTGTCTATTTTTATACCAAGCCAAACTATGATTCCATTTTACCCGCGGCGGCCTACCTTCAAAACGA